A single window of Nicotiana tomentosiformis chromosome 1, ASM39032v3, whole genome shotgun sequence DNA harbors:
- the LOC104114808 gene encoding agamous-like MADS-box protein AGL62, whose translation MSTRRIKVCKSVRLAKIENQNNRQMTFSKRRNGVFKKANELAVMTDAEVGIIVCPQGSLPYSFGHPNVNETISKYVGEERPPSPSSPGIDDKYVQMFRKANSREHNTRLNSLQDQLVFALNLKRKLKQMNKKVESHQEWFKCPIEKMNYTEASMLEDLLLKVKNYGIERGYGYENGKWKAE comes from the exons ATGAGTACTAGACGGATTAAGGTTTGCAAAAGTGTTCGTCTCGCAAAGATAGAAAATCAGAATAATCGACAAATGACTTTCTCAAAACGCCGAAATGGTGTCTTCAAGAAAGCAAACGAGCTTGCTGTTATGACTGATGCTGAAGTTGGCATCATCGTGTGTCCACAAG GTAGCTTGCCTTACTCTTTTGGTCATCCAAATGTAAATGAAACCATCAGCAAATATGTTGGCGAAGAAAGGCCTCCATCTCCATCATCACCAGGCATTGATGACAAGTATGTCCAGATGTTCCGAAAAGCCAATTCTAGAGAACATAACACACGACTCAATTCTCTGCAAGACCAACTGGTTTTTGCATTAAACTTGAAAAGAAAACTCAAGCAAATGAATAAGAAAGTGGAGAGCCATCAAGAGTGGTTCAAGTGTCCTATAGAGAAGATGAACTACACCGAGGCTTCAATGTTGGAAGATCTGCTCTTGAAGGTGAAAAACTATGGTATTGAGCGTGGTTATGGTTACGAAAATGGAAAGTGGAAGGCTGAATAA